One Streptomyces fagopyri DNA window includes the following coding sequences:
- a CDS encoding LacI family DNA-binding transcriptional regulator translates to MSRQAPTLEDVAREAGVSRATVSRVINGVRNVDPGIQEVVRQAVERTGYAPNRAARSLVTRRTQTVALIVSGAGDTSEGEQSAFTARVFADPFFGRVVAGVVGYLRPRSMHPLLMFAESPEARQQVLSDLRQGSADGALVVSTHADDPMPALLADAGVPAVLFARPSRPVPLSYVDLAHRDGARQAAEHLLKRGCRRIVTVTGPLGVGASQDRLAGFRDTMARSGHPYVPVAEGGFTLDSGMAAMSGLLAEHPDVDGVFAANDLMAQGACQVLRERGRRVPDDVAVVGFDDSSVAATCRPALTTVRQPVEEMASTMAALLDEHIQGLRTDPTSVIFDPELVVRESA, encoded by the coding sequence ATGAGCAGACAGGCCCCCACGCTGGAGGATGTCGCGCGGGAGGCCGGAGTCTCCCGCGCGACGGTTTCCCGGGTCATCAACGGCGTCCGCAACGTCGATCCCGGTATTCAGGAAGTGGTGCGCCAGGCGGTCGAGCGGACGGGCTACGCCCCCAACCGGGCCGCCAGGTCACTGGTGACCCGGCGGACCCAGACGGTGGCGCTGATCGTCTCCGGCGCGGGCGACACCTCGGAAGGTGAGCAGAGCGCCTTCACCGCACGGGTGTTCGCGGACCCGTTCTTCGGACGGGTCGTCGCCGGGGTGGTGGGCTATCTGCGGCCCCGCTCGATGCATCCGCTGCTGATGTTCGCCGAATCCCCCGAGGCCCGGCAGCAGGTGCTGTCGGATCTGCGGCAGGGCAGCGCGGACGGCGCCCTCGTCGTCTCCACCCACGCGGACGACCCGATGCCCGCGCTGCTCGCCGACGCCGGCGTGCCGGCCGTCCTCTTCGCCCGGCCGTCGCGCCCCGTCCCGCTGAGTTATGTCGACCTCGCGCACCGGGACGGCGCGCGGCAGGCCGCCGAACATCTGCTGAAGCGGGGCTGCCGACGGATCGTCACGGTCACGGGACCGCTGGGGGTGGGCGCGAGCCAGGACCGGCTCGCCGGGTTCCGCGACACGATGGCGCGCAGCGGACATCCGTACGTGCCGGTCGCCGAGGGCGGGTTCACCCTGGACAGCGGAATGGCCGCCATGTCCGGACTGCTGGCCGAACACCCGGACGTCGACGGGGTGTTCGCCGCCAACGACCTGATGGCCCAGGGCGCCTGCCAGGTGCTGCGGGAGCGGGGCAGACGAGTGCCCGACGATGTCGCGGTCGTGGGCTTCGACGACTCCAGCGTGGCGGCCACCTGCAGGCCCGCGCTGACCACCGTGCGCCAGCCGGTCGAGGAGATGGCCTCGACGATGGCCGCCCTCCTCGACGAGCACATCCAGGGCCTGCGCACCGACCCCACGTCGGTGATCTTCGATCCGGAACTCGTGGTGAGAGAGTCCGCGTAG
- a CDS encoding universal stress protein: MTHPITVGVDGSPESRAAAAWAAREAVRRGVPLRVMYAWHWPPHGMVDGGGDQQARWVREMVRDVARTVADAHPDLPVTDEVVDGAAVEALLGETAGARALALGSRGHGAVVGFLLGSVGQQVIAEAGCPVVLVRADDRAAPEAAGRQIVVGQQGEPDDSAAALEFAFETAAARGAGVRAVRAWNLPPVFAYSPGSLKLLDESGGLEPYETEALAEALRPWRERFPDVPVTAHVEMGSAGQVLLAQAPRAQLIVVGRRAHRSALGARIGSVAHAVIHHAPCPVAVVPHA, translated from the coding sequence ATGACCCACCCGATCACCGTGGGCGTGGACGGATCACCCGAGAGCAGGGCCGCGGCGGCGTGGGCGGCCCGGGAGGCCGTCCGACGCGGCGTGCCCCTGCGGGTGATGTACGCGTGGCACTGGCCGCCCCACGGCATGGTGGACGGCGGCGGGGACCAGCAGGCCCGCTGGGTCCGGGAGATGGTCCGCGATGTCGCCCGCACGGTCGCCGACGCGCACCCGGACCTGCCGGTGACCGACGAGGTGGTGGACGGCGCGGCCGTGGAAGCCCTGCTCGGCGAGACCGCCGGCGCCCGCGCGCTGGCGCTCGGTTCGCGCGGACACGGCGCGGTCGTGGGGTTCCTGCTCGGTTCGGTCGGACAGCAGGTGATCGCCGAGGCCGGCTGCCCCGTCGTGCTGGTGCGCGCCGACGACCGGGCGGCGCCCGAGGCGGCGGGCCGGCAGATCGTCGTGGGCCAGCAGGGCGAGCCCGACGACAGTGCGGCGGCCCTGGAGTTCGCGTTCGAGACGGCGGCGGCCCGTGGCGCCGGGGTACGCGCGGTACGTGCCTGGAACCTGCCCCCGGTGTTCGCCTACAGCCCGGGTTCGCTGAAACTGCTGGACGAGTCCGGCGGTCTCGAACCGTACGAGACCGAGGCGCTCGCCGAGGCGCTGCGGCCGTGGCGTGAGCGCTTCCCCGACGTACCCGTCACCGCGCACGTCGAGATGGGGAGCGCCGGCCAGGTCCTCCTGGCGCAGGCCCCCCGCGCACAGTTGATCGTGGTCGGGCGCCGCGCGCACCGCTCCGCGCTGGGCGCACGGATCGGTTCCGTCGCACACGCGGTGATCCACCATGCTCCGTGCCCGGTGGCGGTGGTCCCGCACGCCTGA